In Candidatus Methylomirabilota bacterium, the sequence CCGGCAATAGTCCCTGGGAGCAGGTCAGTACGTTCGTCGTGCAAAACGGAGATCGTATCGGCCCCATCGTCCATGGTGATGTGCGGTCGGATCTCTAAGACGCTTTGGATATGCTTATAATAGGTCCGCCGATCCTCTCCCCTGCGGGCAAAGACAGGGATGCGAAAGTGTTTGACCAGGGCGGCAGCCACGTCATCCTGGGTGCTCAGCGGGTTGCTAGCGCACAGGGCTACCTGGGCACCCCCGCCCTTGAGCGCCCGTAGCAGATTAGCGGTCTCCGTCGTCACATGGAGACAGGCTGAGACCCGAATGCCGCGCAGTGGCCTCCGCTTGCCAAACCGCTTCTCGATTTGGGCGAGGACCGACATGAACTGCCTGGCCCACTCAATCCGTTTGAGTCCCTTCTCAGCGAGACGAAGATCCGAGATATCGTATTCCACGCGCCCTCCCAAAAAGGTTCAGGGTTCAGGGTTCAGGGTTCACAGCCAAACACTGACATCCCTTGATCTCAGTTCTGAACGCTGAACCCTCAACTCTGAAACTATCTACGCACCGACCCGGCCAGCCTCTCGAGAGAGGACATCCGCACGGTCGATCCGCTCCCAGGTGAAGTCTGGCTCGCTCCGGCCAAAGTGGCCGTACACGGCAGTCTGCTTGTAAATAGGCCGACGGAGATCCAAGGCCTTCAAGATACCTGCAGGGGTAAGTTCAAAGTGCTTGCGTACCATGGTGCAAAGGAGTTCGTCGGGAACCTTTCCTGTTCCCAACGTATCAACCATGACCGAAACTGGTTCTGGAACGCCAATGGCATAAGCCAGCTGAACCTCGCATTTGTCTGCCAGATCAGCAGCAACGATATTCTTGGCGATATAGCGGGCCATATACGACGCAGAGCGGTCAACCTTGCTCGGATCCTTCCCTGAATAGGCCCCGCCGCCATGACTTCCCACCCCTCCGTAGGTATCGACAATGATCTTTCTCCCCGTAAGCCCCGTATCGCCCTTAGGCCCTCCGATGACGAAGCGGCCTGTGGGATTAATGTGGTACACGACCTGTTCCTGATCCAAAAGCTGGCCGGGAACCACGGGAAGGATCACCTGTTCGATAATATCCTCCCGCAATTGTTGGAGGGTGACATCAGGGCTGTGCTGGGCAGCCACGACAACGGCAGTCACCCGGCTCGGCCGACCGTCGACATACTCCACCGTCACCTGGGATTTTCCATCGGGGCGGAGGTAGTCCAAGATATTTTGCTTTCGAACCTCGGCCAGTCTACGGCAGAGCTTATGGGCGAGCATGATTGGCATAGGCATCATCTCGGGAGTCTCTCGGGTGGCATATCCGAACATCAACCCTTGATCCCCAGCCCCCTGAATATCTACCCCTAACGCGATGTCCGCCGACTGCTCTTGGATGGCAGTGATCACAGAGCAGGTTTCATAGTCGAAGCCATACTTGGCGCGCGTGTATCCTGCTTCACGGATGGTTTTCCGGACAATCTGCGGGATGTCCACGTAACATTTAGTGGTAATCTCACCGGCTACGAAGGCGAGGCCGGTCGTCACCAGGGTTTCGCAGGCTACGCGACCATACGGGTCCTGCTGGAATATTCCATCCAGGATGGCGTCGGA encodes:
- the metK gene encoding methionine adenosyltransferase, which gives rise to MPSGRYLFTSESVTEGHPDKIADQISDAILDGIFQQDPYGRVACETLVTTGLAFVAGEITTKCYVDIPQIVRKTIREAGYTRAKYGFDYETCSVITAIQEQSADIALGVDIQGAGDQGLMFGYATRETPEMMPMPIMLAHKLCRRLAEVRKQNILDYLRPDGKSQVTVEYVDGRPSRVTAVVVAAQHSPDVTLQQLREDIIEQVILPVVPGQLLDQEQVVYHINPTGRFVIGGPKGDTGLTGRKIIVDTYGGVGSHGGGAYSGKDPSKVDRSASYMARYIAKNIVAADLADKCEVQLAYAIGVPEPVSVMVDTLGTGKVPDELLCTMVRKHFELTPAGILKALDLRRPIYKQTAVYGHFGRSEPDFTWERIDRADVLSREAGRVGA